Proteins from one Salinispora arenicola genomic window:
- a CDS encoding NAD(P)H-binding protein, which produces MATQRKQQQILVLGGTGKTGRRIVARLQGQGVPVRVGSRSAQQPFDWTDQATWAPILRDVDAVYISYYPDLAEPGALETVSAFTDLAVAAGASRLVLLSGRGQDSAQLAEKHVQSAGVEWTVLRSGWFNQNFSEDYLLHSVRGGEVVLPVGAVPEPFVDADDIAEVAVAALTGGGHAGQLYELTGPRLLTFGEAVAEISTVTGRTITFVPVSPEEYAGSLAAAGVPATAVELLTHLFTTLLDGRNARMTDGVVRALGRPPRDFTDFARSTAATGVWGRA; this is translated from the coding sequence ATGGCGACCCAACGAAAGCAGCAGCAGATTCTGGTTCTCGGCGGCACCGGCAAGACCGGACGGCGCATCGTGGCACGCCTGCAGGGACAGGGCGTGCCGGTCCGGGTGGGTTCCCGCTCCGCCCAGCAGCCCTTCGACTGGACCGACCAGGCAACCTGGGCCCCGATCCTGCGGGACGTGGACGCGGTCTACATCTCCTACTACCCGGACCTCGCCGAGCCGGGCGCACTCGAGACGGTCTCCGCGTTCACCGATCTCGCGGTGGCGGCCGGCGCCTCCCGACTGGTGTTGCTGTCCGGCCGCGGGCAGGACAGTGCCCAACTCGCCGAAAAGCACGTCCAGTCCGCCGGGGTCGAGTGGACGGTCCTTCGGTCGGGTTGGTTCAACCAGAACTTCAGCGAGGACTACCTCCTGCATTCGGTGCGCGGCGGCGAGGTCGTCCTCCCGGTCGGGGCCGTACCCGAGCCGTTCGTGGACGCCGACGACATCGCTGAGGTGGCCGTGGCGGCGCTGACCGGTGGCGGGCACGCCGGGCAGCTCTACGAGCTGACCGGGCCCCGGTTGCTCACCTTCGGTGAGGCTGTCGCCGAGATCTCCACAGTCACGGGTCGGACCATCACCTTCGTGCCGGTTTCCCCCGAGGAGTACGCGGGCAGCCTCGCCGCCGCAGGTGTCCCCGCTACGGCGGTCGAGTTACTGACGCACCTGTTCACGACGCTGCTGGACGGGCGCAATGCCCGGATGACCGACGGTGTTGTACGGGCCCTCGGCCGGCCGCCCCGCGACTTCACCGACTTCGCCAGGAGCACCGCGGCCACCGGTGTCTGGGGCAGGGCATAA
- a CDS encoding aspartate aminotransferase family protein — MTADDLLARHRSVLPSWMPLYYDEPIELVAGQGRRVTDAQGRTYLDFFGGVLTNSIGYDIPEIREAVERQLRTGLVHTSTLYLIRQQVELAEKVARLSGIPDPRVFFTNSGTEANEAALLMATNHRRSHQILAVRNSYHGRSYATIGVTGNRGWSASPLNPLQVAWLHSGERLRGLLARLPEADRIDAAVEDLREVLATQTSGDVACLIAEPIQGVGGFVHGPDGLLAGWRKVLDEHGILLVSDEVQTGWGRTGTHFWGYQAHGVTPDMITFAKGIGNGFALAGVVGRAEVVESVPAISFSTFGGNPIAAAAGNAVLDYLLDNDLQANADRVGTILTEGLRAAVGGLPGVAEVRGKGLMLGVEFVHPGTADPDPGRAAQVFEACRDGGLLVGKGGLYGNVVRMGPPLTLTEQEAREGLAILVDAIRSGGTASEAAA; from the coding sequence ATGACCGCCGACGACCTGCTGGCCCGGCACCGGAGTGTGCTCCCGTCCTGGATGCCCCTCTACTACGACGAACCGATCGAACTCGTCGCTGGCCAGGGGCGTCGGGTCACCGATGCGCAGGGTCGCACCTACCTGGATTTCTTCGGTGGTGTGCTGACCAACAGCATCGGTTACGACATTCCGGAGATCCGGGAGGCGGTGGAGCGCCAGTTGCGTACCGGGCTCGTGCACACCTCGACGCTCTACCTGATCCGGCAGCAGGTGGAGCTGGCCGAGAAGGTGGCCCGGCTTTCCGGGATCCCGGACCCGCGGGTCTTCTTCACCAACTCCGGTACCGAGGCCAACGAGGCGGCACTGTTGATGGCCACCAACCACCGTCGCTCGCACCAGATCCTCGCCGTGCGCAACAGCTATCACGGCCGGTCGTACGCGACCATCGGCGTCACCGGCAACCGCGGCTGGTCGGCGAGCCCACTGAACCCGTTGCAGGTGGCCTGGCTGCACTCGGGTGAGCGGCTGCGGGGCCTGCTCGCCCGGCTACCCGAGGCGGACCGGATCGACGCGGCGGTGGAGGACCTGCGAGAGGTTCTGGCCACCCAGACCTCGGGCGACGTCGCCTGTCTGATCGCCGAACCGATCCAGGGCGTCGGCGGGTTCGTCCACGGCCCGGACGGGCTTCTCGCCGGCTGGCGTAAGGTGCTCGACGAACACGGCATCCTGCTTGTCTCGGACGAGGTGCAGACCGGCTGGGGGCGTACCGGCACGCACTTCTGGGGCTACCAGGCGCATGGGGTCACCCCAGACATGATCACTTTCGCCAAGGGCATCGGCAACGGGTTCGCTCTCGCCGGCGTGGTCGGGCGGGCTGAGGTGGTCGAGTCGGTGCCGGCGATCAGCTTCTCCACCTTCGGTGGTAACCCCATTGCCGCCGCCGCCGGCAACGCCGTGCTCGACTATCTGCTCGACAACGATCTGCAGGCCAACGCGGACCGGGTCGGCACGATCCTCACCGAGGGGCTGCGCGCCGCGGTCGGCGGGCTGCCCGGGGTCGCCGAGGTGCGCGGCAAGGGGCTGATGCTCGGCGTCGAGTTCGTCCACCCGGGCACCGCCGACCCGGATCCTGGTCGAGCCGCCCAGGTGTTCGAGGCGTGTCGGGACGGCGGCCTGCTCGTCGGCAAGGGCGGCCTGTACGGGAACGTGGTGCGGATGGGACCACCGTTGACGCTGACCGAACAGGAGGCCCGGGAGGGCCTGGCCATTCTGGTGGACGCGATCCGCTCCGGCGGGACAGCGTCGGAGGCGGCGGCATGA
- a CDS encoding CoA-acylating methylmalonate-semialdehyde dehydrogenase has protein sequence MKLVGHFVDGKWVSGSATRRGDIFDPATGTRTAEVELASAADVAVAVEAADRAARTWRDSSLSRRTAVLFAFRELVHARRDRLAEVITAEHGKVLADAAGEVQRGLEVIEYACGIPAAMRGGFSENVSTEVDSYNLRQPLGVVAVISPFNFPVMVPLWFVPVAVATGNAVVLKPSEKDPSAALLLAEWFAEAGLPPGVLNVVNGDKEAVDALLDHPAVRAVSFVGSTPVARHVHQRASLAGKRVQALGGAKNHMVVLPDADLELAADAAVNAGFGSAGERCMAISALVAVEPVADALVAKIAERTAGLRTGDGRRGCDMGPLVTAAHAERVRSYVAAGVAAGAVPVVDGRDVRPDGDPNGYWLGPTLLDRVTPEMSVYTDEIFGPVLSVLRVGSYDEAVDLVNANPYGNGTAVFTNDGGAARRYQHEVEVGMVGINVPIPVPMAYYSFGGWKASLFGDLHAHGEDGVRFFTRGKVITSRWLDPRTGGVNLGFPTQT, from the coding sequence ATGAAGCTGGTCGGGCACTTCGTCGACGGCAAGTGGGTCTCGGGCTCCGCGACGCGGCGCGGCGACATCTTCGACCCGGCCACCGGCACCCGTACCGCGGAGGTCGAACTGGCCTCCGCCGCGGACGTGGCGGTAGCGGTCGAGGCAGCCGACCGCGCCGCCCGGACCTGGCGGGACTCCTCCCTGTCCCGGCGCACGGCGGTGCTCTTCGCCTTCCGGGAACTGGTCCACGCCCGGCGTGACCGGCTCGCCGAGGTGATCACCGCAGAGCACGGCAAGGTGCTCGCCGACGCCGCCGGCGAGGTGCAGCGTGGGCTGGAGGTGATCGAGTACGCCTGCGGCATCCCCGCGGCGATGCGTGGCGGGTTCAGCGAGAACGTCTCGACCGAGGTGGACTCCTACAACCTGCGCCAGCCCCTCGGGGTGGTGGCGGTGATCAGCCCCTTCAACTTCCCGGTGATGGTGCCGCTGTGGTTCGTGCCGGTCGCGGTGGCCACGGGCAACGCGGTGGTGCTCAAGCCCAGTGAGAAGGACCCAAGCGCGGCGCTGCTGCTGGCGGAGTGGTTCGCCGAGGCGGGCCTGCCGCCGGGGGTGCTCAACGTGGTCAACGGGGACAAGGAGGCCGTGGACGCCCTGCTGGATCATCCGGCGGTGCGGGCGGTGTCGTTCGTCGGTTCCACGCCGGTCGCCCGGCATGTGCACCAGCGGGCGTCGCTGGCGGGTAAGCGGGTGCAGGCCCTCGGTGGGGCGAAGAACCACATGGTGGTGTTGCCCGACGCCGATCTGGAACTGGCCGCCGACGCCGCCGTCAACGCGGGGTTCGGGTCGGCGGGGGAGCGCTGCATGGCGATCTCCGCGCTGGTCGCGGTGGAGCCGGTCGCGGACGCCCTGGTCGCGAAGATTGCCGAGCGGACGGCCGGGCTGCGCACGGGCGACGGCCGGCGTGGTTGTGACATGGGCCCGCTGGTCACCGCGGCGCACGCCGAGCGGGTGCGCTCGTACGTCGCGGCGGGTGTGGCGGCTGGCGCGGTGCCGGTGGTCGACGGACGGGATGTGCGTCCCGACGGCGACCCGAACGGCTACTGGTTGGGGCCGACGCTGCTCGACCGGGTCACCCCGGAGATGTCGGTGTACACCGACGAGATCTTCGGACCGGTGCTGTCGGTGCTGCGGGTCGGTTCGTACGACGAGGCCGTCGACCTGGTCAACGCCAACCCGTACGGCAACGGGACGGCCGTCTTCACCAACGACGGGGGCGCCGCCCGGCGCTACCAGCACGAGGTGGAGGTGGGCATGGTCGGGATCAACGTGCCGATCCCGGTGCCCATGGCGTACTACTCCTTCGGTGGCTGGAAGGCGTCGCTCTTCGGCGACCTGCACGCGCACGGTGAGGACGGGGTGCGTTTCTTCACCCGGGGCAAGGTGATCACCAGCCGTTGGCTGGATCCCCGCACCGGTGGGGTCAACCTCGGTTTCCCCACCCAGACCTGA
- a CDS encoding acyltransferase family protein: MGRLRRLAEATPASRNRYLDMLRALAIILVVIGHWSVVDIGHDANGQPTARSALPDLPWAYPVTWAVQVMPIFFLVGGYANAASLTSHLRRGGDATGWLLGRSARLLRPTSVLILALAAVALAARLGGADPSLIRTVVYFATIPLWFLAAYLLVVPLTPLMYALHRRYGLLVPVALAALVAVGDLTRELHLADAALPNYLFGWLAIHQVGFAWYDASRKDATDLPSRGRRAGLRTRRLPLSRRAGWTALLGGLAVAVLLTGPGPYPVSMINIPGERLNNAAPPSLALLAVSTAQLGVLLLLRQPAQRWLRRDRPWMAVIAVNSVVLTVFLWHLSAAILAIGALNAVGLLPTPAVGSAAWLAWRIPWLLMLGVVLAVLVAILGPVEARTGRPPAARQPPPPPDGRAGRRWWAIGRRVLTVAAFVAVVFALVINATAPRAAPLLLGLPVAALVAYLAGAGTLRLLRSGWGNRG, translated from the coding sequence ATGGGCCGCCTGCGCCGACTCGCCGAGGCGACACCGGCAAGCCGGAACCGCTACCTCGACATGCTCCGGGCCCTCGCGATCATCCTGGTCGTCATCGGTCACTGGAGCGTCGTGGACATCGGGCACGACGCCAACGGGCAGCCCACCGCGCGCTCCGCGCTGCCCGACCTACCCTGGGCCTACCCGGTGACCTGGGCGGTCCAGGTCATGCCGATCTTCTTCCTGGTCGGTGGATACGCCAACGCCGCATCGCTGACCTCGCACCTCCGCCGAGGCGGTGACGCCACCGGATGGCTACTAGGCCGTAGCGCCCGCCTGCTCCGGCCGACCAGCGTGCTGATCCTCGCACTCGCTGCCGTAGCCCTGGCCGCCCGGCTCGGCGGCGCCGATCCGTCGTTGATCCGGACCGTGGTCTATTTCGCCACCATCCCCCTGTGGTTCCTCGCCGCGTACCTCCTCGTGGTGCCGTTGACCCCGCTGATGTACGCGCTACACCGCCGGTACGGGCTGCTCGTACCGGTGGCGCTGGCTGCCCTGGTGGCGGTCGGCGACCTGACTCGCGAACTCCATCTGGCCGATGCGGCCCTGCCGAACTACCTCTTCGGCTGGCTGGCCATTCACCAGGTCGGCTTCGCCTGGTACGACGCGAGCAGGAAGGACGCCACGGACCTGCCATCGCGCGGCCGGCGGGCTGGGCTCCGGACCCGACGGCTGCCGCTGTCGCGGCGGGCCGGCTGGACGGCGCTGCTCGGTGGGCTCGCGGTGGCGGTGCTGCTGACCGGTCCCGGCCCATATCCGGTCAGCATGATCAACATTCCGGGTGAACGGCTGAACAATGCTGCCCCGCCCAGCCTCGCCCTGCTCGCGGTGAGTACCGCGCAGCTCGGGGTCCTCCTGCTGCTGCGCCAGCCGGCGCAGCGCTGGCTGCGCCGCGACCGCCCCTGGATGGCGGTGATCGCGGTGAACAGCGTCGTCCTGACCGTCTTCCTGTGGCATCTGAGCGCGGCGATCCTGGCGATCGGCGCCCTGAACGCGGTGGGGTTGCTGCCGACCCCGGCCGTCGGCTCGGCTGCCTGGCTCGCCTGGCGAATCCCCTGGTTGCTGATGCTCGGCGTGGTGCTGGCCGTCCTGGTCGCCATCCTGGGTCCGGTCGAGGCCCGTACCGGCCGACCCCCGGCCGCCCGACAGCCCCCTCCACCCCCGGACGGCCGGGCGGGCCGGCGGTGGTGGGCCATCGGCCGCCGCGTACTCACCGTCGCCGCGTTCGTGGCCGTCGTGTTCGCGCTGGTCATCAACGCGACTGCCCCACGGGCCGCCCCGCTGCTGCTCGGGCTGCCCGTCGCGGCGTTGGTGGCCTACCTGGCCGGGGCGGGCACCCTGCGGCTACTCAGGTCTGGGTGGGGAAACCGAGGTTGA
- a CDS encoding TetR/AcrR family transcriptional regulator, with the protein MTSELSLRERKKLATREALSHAAWSLMVEQGFDAVTPEAIAAAADVSPRTFRNYFSGREEAILYGAARRAGPEAIAEAIRARPAGEAVWDSLAEALSSVVAGFLGHRDHLVVLMNVIRENPAMLAQHLVMFERAHRLLMEVIAERVSDDSDRDLGSRLLAGAACLALQTSLEMWAEGATDTLPDLIRQSFAQLRAGLPLGTHTNRSTIDT; encoded by the coding sequence ATGACCTCCGAGTTGAGCCTGCGCGAACGCAAGAAGCTGGCGACGCGCGAGGCACTGAGCCACGCCGCCTGGTCATTGATGGTCGAGCAGGGATTCGACGCGGTGACGCCGGAGGCGATCGCCGCGGCGGCCGATGTCTCACCGCGTACGTTCCGTAACTACTTCTCCGGTCGCGAGGAGGCGATTCTCTATGGGGCGGCGCGCCGTGCGGGGCCCGAGGCGATTGCCGAGGCGATCCGGGCTAGGCCTGCGGGTGAGGCCGTCTGGGACTCCCTGGCAGAAGCGCTCTCTTCCGTTGTCGCAGGCTTCCTCGGCCATCGGGACCACCTGGTCGTGCTGATGAACGTGATCCGGGAGAACCCAGCGATGCTGGCCCAGCATCTCGTCATGTTCGAGCGGGCCCACCGCCTACTCATGGAGGTCATCGCCGAGCGCGTCAGCGACGATTCGGACCGTGACCTCGGCTCGCGGTTACTGGCCGGGGCCGCGTGTCTCGCGCTGCAAACCTCGCTTGAGATGTGGGCGGAGGGAGCCACCGACACACTTCCTGACCTGATCCGGCAGAGCTTTGCGCAACTGCGTGCGGGCCTTCCGCTTGGTACCCACACCAACCGCTCAACTATCGATACCTGA
- a CDS encoding MMPL family transporter: MASFLCRLGKFAFGRRWLVVGLWLAVLSSTLVGAATLSGPTSDAFRIPGTPSQQAIDLLRERFPQASADGATARVVFAVPAGQKLTDPEHRTAIERAVTELSQAPQVASVTDPFQPGAVDATGTIGFAQATYQVQGAELTEPARDVLTAVVETARSEGLTVEVGGDALLANPEQGLAEVIGIVVAAVVLVITFGSMVAAGLPLLTAILGILIGVGAITAATGFVDLSSTTPTLALMLGLAVAIDYALFIVSRYRHELALGRELQEAAGRAVGTAGSAIVFAGLTVIIALAALSVVGIPFLTQMGLAAAGTVAVAVLIALTLLPAIFGLVGRRIASGRVRGLSARDPEGDAATPSFGIRWARMVARRPVAALLIAVVALGVVAIPAADLRLGMPDDSTAAPDTTQRKAYDLVAAGFGSGFNAPLTVVVKTGTGLADGAVEQVAQSIQGLDDVATVTPSVINPAGDTGLMTVVPNSGPSDSGTEELVHAIRDLDGTVSGATIGVTGLTAINIDVSTTLGDALLPYLAVVVGLALVLLLLVFRSLLVPIKATAGFLLSVAATFGAVVAVFQWGWAASLFGIEQTGPIISFLPIFLIGIVFGLAMDYEVFLVTRMREEYVHGSDAREAVVSGFGHGARVVTAAALIMIGVFTGFILSPEPIITSVGFALGVAVLFDALVVRMTIVPAVMTLLRDVAWWLPRWLDRALPDVDVEGEKLRHQLDMAPTPARPSTDSDQRDQTSSRHLQPTGSRGNGGSSGG; this comes from the coding sequence ATGGCCTCGTTTCTGTGCCGGCTTGGCAAATTCGCGTTCGGTCGCCGGTGGCTCGTCGTCGGGTTGTGGTTGGCTGTTCTCAGCTCCACGTTGGTCGGCGCCGCCACCTTGTCCGGACCGACCTCCGACGCGTTCCGTATTCCCGGCACGCCATCGCAGCAGGCGATCGACCTGCTGCGGGAACGGTTCCCACAGGCGTCCGCCGACGGCGCGACGGCCCGCGTGGTGTTCGCCGTACCAGCAGGGCAGAAGCTCACCGACCCCGAGCACCGCACGGCCATCGAGCGCGCCGTCACCGAACTGAGCCAGGCGCCGCAGGTCGCCTCCGTGACCGACCCGTTCCAGCCGGGTGCCGTCGACGCCACCGGCACGATCGGCTTCGCTCAGGCGACCTACCAGGTGCAGGGAGCGGAACTGACTGAGCCGGCACGCGACGTGCTGACCGCCGTCGTGGAAACGGCGCGCAGCGAAGGCTTGACCGTCGAGGTCGGCGGCGACGCGCTGCTGGCTAACCCTGAACAAGGTCTGGCCGAGGTCATCGGCATCGTCGTCGCCGCCGTGGTTCTGGTGATCACGTTTGGGTCGATGGTGGCGGCGGGTCTACCGCTGCTGACCGCGATCCTCGGCATCCTGATCGGCGTCGGTGCGATCACCGCCGCGACCGGCTTCGTCGACCTGTCGTCAACCACGCCGACCCTTGCGCTGATGCTCGGTCTGGCGGTAGCCATCGACTACGCGTTGTTCATCGTTTCGCGCTACCGGCACGAACTCGCCCTCGGCCGCGAACTGCAGGAGGCCGCCGGTCGCGCGGTCGGCACCGCCGGCTCCGCGATCGTGTTCGCCGGGCTCACTGTCATCATCGCGTTGGCCGCGCTGTCCGTTGTCGGCATCCCATTCCTGACCCAGATGGGGCTCGCCGCCGCCGGGACTGTGGCCGTTGCTGTCCTCATCGCGCTGACCCTGCTGCCAGCCATATTCGGGCTCGTCGGCCGGCGCATCGCCAGTGGACGCGTGCGCGGGTTGTCCGCCCGCGACCCAGAAGGCGACGCCGCGACGCCGAGCTTCGGCATTCGATGGGCTCGCATGGTGGCCCGCCGTCCCGTCGCGGCGCTGCTGATCGCCGTTGTCGCGCTGGGCGTCGTCGCCATCCCCGCCGCAGATCTGCGCCTCGGCATGCCCGATGACAGTACCGCCGCACCGGACACCACTCAGCGGAAGGCCTACGACCTGGTCGCCGCCGGGTTCGGCTCCGGCTTCAACGCTCCGCTAACCGTCGTGGTCAAAACTGGCACCGGTCTGGCTGATGGCGCCGTCGAGCAGGTGGCGCAATCGATCCAAGGGCTCGACGATGTCGCCACGGTTACCCCGTCCGTCATCAACCCCGCCGGTGACACCGGACTGATGACCGTCGTTCCGAACAGCGGACCCAGCGATTCCGGCACCGAGGAACTGGTCCACGCGATCCGTGACCTCGACGGCACGGTATCTGGTGCCACTATTGGCGTAACCGGCCTGACCGCCATCAACATCGACGTCTCGACCACACTCGGCGACGCGCTGTTGCCGTACCTGGCGGTCGTGGTGGGGCTGGCGCTGGTACTGCTCCTACTGGTGTTCCGGTCGCTGCTGGTGCCGATCAAGGCCACCGCCGGCTTCTTGCTCAGCGTCGCGGCCACGTTCGGCGCGGTCGTGGCAGTGTTTCAGTGGGGCTGGGCGGCCAGCCTGTTCGGCATCGAACAGACTGGGCCGATCATCAGCTTCCTGCCGATCTTCCTGATCGGCATCGTGTTCGGCCTGGCCATGGACTACGAGGTCTTTCTGGTCACCCGCATGCGCGAGGAATATGTTCACGGTAGCGACGCGCGCGAGGCCGTGGTGAGCGGATTCGGGCACGGGGCGCGTGTCGTCACCGCCGCCGCGCTCATCATGATCGGCGTCTTCACCGGCTTCATCCTGTCCCCGGAGCCGATCATCACATCGGTCGGCTTCGCCCTCGGCGTCGCCGTGCTCTTCGACGCCCTCGTCGTACGGATGACCATCGTGCCAGCCGTCATGACGCTGCTCCGCGATGTCGCCTGGTGGCTACCACGTTGGCTCGACCGTGCGCTCCCCGACGTGGACGTAGAGGGCGAAAAGCTGCGCCACCAGCTCGATATGGCTCCTACCCCCGCCAGGCCGTCGACCGATTCTGATCAACGCGATCAAACCTCATCGAGGCACCTCCAACCGACGGGGTCGCGCGGCAACGGTGGGTCCTCGGGTGGTTAA
- the aroA gene encoding 3-phosphoshikimate 1-carboxyvinyltransferase: protein MSAIRARVPGSKSLTNRALAIAAMADGVTELDNPLVSDDTTAFADALVALGVSVERQARRWTVTGSGAGPRVRSGRVWCEDAGTAARFLPPMVAAVGGVFDFDGTDQLRARPLHPLIDALRALGATVEPSGDGGGLPFRLVSDGLAGGEVVLASGTSSQYLSGLLMAGPLLSNPLTVVAPDLVSRPYVDMTIAVMARFGVQVTEARPDRFTVDPGRYTRTRYLVEPDASTASYVLAAAAVTGKEVSVDGLGSASPQGDRRFVDVLSQLGATVTADRDRVTVRGPRHLRGGFEVDMGSISDTFMTLAAIAPLADAPIRITGVGHARLKESDRIDAVAQNLVACGVPVRTGPDWIEISPTDPSPALIHCRRDHRIAMSFSVLGLRVSGLLLDDPACVSKTFPGFHDELARLFADGR from the coding sequence ATGAGCGCAATACGGGCCCGCGTACCCGGATCGAAGTCGCTGACCAACCGCGCCCTCGCCATAGCGGCTATGGCGGACGGAGTGACCGAGCTCGACAACCCGCTGGTGAGCGATGACACCACGGCGTTCGCCGACGCGCTCGTCGCCCTTGGGGTGTCGGTCGAGCGGCAGGCCCGGCGGTGGACGGTGACTGGCAGCGGGGCGGGGCCGCGGGTGAGGTCCGGTCGTGTCTGGTGCGAGGACGCTGGTACGGCAGCCCGGTTCCTACCGCCCATGGTCGCGGCAGTCGGTGGTGTCTTCGACTTCGATGGTACGGACCAGCTGCGTGCCCGTCCTCTTCACCCGCTGATCGACGCGTTGCGGGCACTCGGCGCCACGGTCGAGCCCAGCGGTGACGGCGGCGGGCTGCCGTTCCGCCTGGTTTCGGATGGCCTGGCCGGCGGGGAGGTCGTGCTTGCCAGCGGCACCAGCAGCCAGTATCTGAGCGGGCTACTCATGGCCGGGCCGTTGCTGTCCAACCCGCTCACGGTGGTCGCGCCGGATCTGGTCAGTCGGCCGTACGTCGACATGACGATCGCCGTGATGGCCCGCTTCGGGGTCCAGGTCACCGAGGCCAGGCCTGACCGCTTCACCGTTGACCCTGGCCGGTATACCCGCACTCGGTACCTCGTGGAGCCCGATGCCTCCACCGCTTCGTATGTTCTCGCGGCCGCCGCTGTCACCGGCAAGGAAGTGTCCGTGGATGGCTTGGGCAGTGCCAGCCCGCAGGGCGACCGGCGGTTCGTCGATGTGCTGTCCCAGCTGGGCGCCACGGTGACGGCGGACCGCGATCGGGTGACCGTGCGAGGGCCGCGACACCTTCGTGGGGGATTCGAGGTCGACATGGGGTCGATCTCGGACACCTTTATGACCCTTGCCGCCATTGCGCCGCTCGCTGACGCGCCGATCCGAATCACCGGTGTGGGTCACGCCCGACTCAAGGAGTCCGACCGGATCGACGCGGTGGCGCAGAACCTTGTCGCGTGTGGCGTTCCGGTGCGGACAGGACCGGACTGGATCGAGATCTCCCCGACGGACCCGTCCCCGGCCCTCATCCACTGTCGGCGAGACCATCGCATCGCGATGTCATTCTCGGTGCTCGGACTGCGGGTTTCCGGTCTGCTCCTCGATGACCCGGCATGCGTGTCGAAGACCTTTCCCGGGTTCCACGACGAGTTGGCCAGACTGTTCGCCGACGGCCGGTGA
- a CDS encoding N-acetylglucosamine kinase, with protein sequence MPGAVVVGLDAGGTTTRATALSLDGRRLGTGRAGGGNPTSHGIDTALGEIRTALRAALDGLDPARIQAGAIGLAGAGRVLSDPAGRAALDQTWHEVGLHCPYTVHGDALVAYASGTSAPDGTVLVAGTGAIAAQVHDRRLDQVADGHGWLLGDAGSGFWLGREAVRLLLTDLDTGRTPDPLGRQVLAGVLGTSEVASRRRDTIDALIQAITRRPAVELAQFAPLVITAALANEPAATALLDQAARRLTETTARIRPVGDHTPVVLGGGLLAGDTPLAAAVRSEVSRRWPSAPVYPAGDGAAAAAWLAALGLPDTGDPAALHTRLVLRCPGHPLAGALS encoded by the coding sequence GTGCCCGGCGCCGTCGTGGTCGGCCTCGACGCCGGCGGTACGACCACCCGAGCAACCGCCCTCAGCCTGGACGGACGACGGCTGGGCACCGGCCGGGCCGGCGGCGGCAACCCCACCAGCCACGGCATCGACACCGCCCTCGGTGAAATACGCACCGCCCTGCGCGCCGCGCTGGACGGCCTCGACCCGGCGCGGATCCAGGCCGGGGCGATCGGGCTGGCCGGCGCCGGTCGCGTGCTCAGCGACCCGGCCGGCCGCGCCGCCCTCGACCAGACCTGGCACGAGGTCGGCCTGCACTGCCCGTACACGGTGCACGGCGACGCTCTGGTCGCGTACGCCTCAGGCACCAGCGCGCCGGACGGCACAGTCCTGGTCGCCGGCACCGGGGCAATCGCCGCCCAGGTCCACGACCGGCGCCTGGACCAGGTCGCCGACGGGCACGGATGGCTACTCGGCGACGCCGGCTCCGGATTCTGGCTCGGCCGCGAGGCCGTCCGCCTGCTCCTCACCGATCTGGACACCGGCCGCACACCCGACCCACTGGGCAGGCAGGTCCTCGCCGGCGTCCTCGGCACATCCGAGGTGGCATCCCGGCGTCGGGACACCATTGACGCGCTGATCCAAGCGATCACCCGGCGGCCCGCGGTGGAACTCGCCCAGTTCGCACCCCTGGTGATCACTGCCGCCCTGGCCAACGAGCCGGCGGCGACCGCGCTTCTCGACCAGGCGGCCCGGCGGCTCACCGAGACGACGGCGCGAATCCGACCGGTCGGGGACCACACCCCCGTGGTGCTCGGCGGCGGCCTCCTCGCCGGCGACACCCCGCTCGCGGCCGCGGTACGGAGCGAAGTGTCCCGCAGGTGGCCGTCAGCCCCGGTGTACCCGGCCGGCGACGGTGCGGCCGCGGCGGCCTGGCTCGCCGCCCTCGGCCTGCCGGACACCGGCGACCCGGCCGCCCTGCACACCCGTCTGGTCCTGCGCTGCCCCGGCCATCCCCTAGCGGGTGCTTTGTCGTGA